From the genome of Tolypothrix sp. NIES-4075:
GAACGCTTAATTAGATAAAGGAAACGAGGATTAATGGCACGCGCAAAGTTTGAAAGGAATAAACCCCACATAAATATCGGTACTGTTGGACACGTTGACCACGGTAAAACTACGTTAACGGCAGCTATCACCATGACCTTAGCCGCTATGGGTCAAGCCGTAGCTAAAGGTTACGATCAAATCGATAACGCACCCGAAGAAAAGGCACGGGGTATTACAATTAATACCGCTCACGTTGAGTACGAAACCGAAAATCGTCACTATGCCCACGTAGACTGTCCCGGACACGCTGACTATGTGAAGAACATGATCACCGGTGCGGCACAGATGGATGGAGGCATCCTCGTAGTAGCTGCTACTGATGGTCCAATGCCCCAAACTCGCGAACACATTCTGTTAGCAAAGCAGGTGGGTGTACCCAGCTTGGTTGTCTTTTTGAACAAAGAAGACTTGATGGATGACCCCGAACTCTTGGAACTAGTAGAACTAGAACTTAGAGAATTGCTCACCAGCTACGATTTCCCTGGTGACGACATCCCCATTATCAAAGGTTCTGGTCTGCAAGCTCTGGAAGCTATGACTAAGAATCCTAAGACCCAACGCGGTGAAAATGAGTGGGTAGATAAAATCTATGAGTTGATGGACTCTGTAGATTCGTTTATCCCCACTCCGGAGCGAGATGTGGATAAGCCTTTCTTGATGGCGATTGAAGACGTATTCTCCATCACAGGTCGCGGTACTGTTGCCACAGGTCGGATTGAACGTGGTAAAGTCAAAGTCGGCGATAACGTCGAACTAGTAGGTATCAGAGATACTCGCAACACAACCGTAACCGGAATTGAGATGTTTAAGAAGAGTCTCGATGAAGGTATGGCTGGGGACAACGCCGGTGTACTATTGCGCGGTATTCAGAAGACTGATATTGAACGCGGTATGGTGCTAGCAAAACCCGGTTCGATTACTCCCCACACTCAATTTGAAGGTGAAGTGTACGTGCTAACAGAAAAAGAAGGTGGTCGCAAGACTCCATTTTTCTCTGGCTACCGTCCTCAATTTTATGTGCGGACAACAGACGTAACCGGCACGATTACAGCATTCACTTCCGATGATGGTAGCGAGGCAGAAATGGTAATGCCTGGAGACCGGATCAAAATGAGTGTGGAATTAATCAACCCGATCGCTATTGAACAAGGTATGCGCTTCGCTATTCGTGAAGGTGGTCGCACCATCGGTGCCGGTGTCGTATCCAAAATCCTGAAGTAACACTTCTGTAATTTAATCAAAATATGGAGCAGAGATGGTATAATGCCTCTCTGCTCCTTTCTCTGACCTCAAATTTAGGGAGTGGGGAATAGGCAGTAGGGAATAGGGACGCTTGGACTAGGGATTAGGGATTAACGATTAGGAATTTCAGTCTTGGGAAAAGCCCAATTGCCCATTTCCCAGTCCTTAGTGCCCAGTCCCCAGTCCAAGCGTCCCCCAGTCCCTACTCCCCACTCCCCACTCCAAGCGTCCCCTAATTAATCAGAACCTGGACAATTAAAGATGGCAACTCTACAACAGCAGAAAATTAGAATTCGCTTACAGGCTTTTGACCGCCGCTTACTGGATACATCTTGCGAGAAGATTGTAGACACAGCTAACCGGACTAACGCTACAGCCATAGGACCGATTCCTTTACCAACAAAACGCAGAATTTATTGCGTACTGCGATCGCCCCACGTCGATAAAGACTCACGAGAACACTTTGAAACTCGCACCCATCGCCGCATTATAGACATCTATCAGCCTTCTTCTAAAACTATTGATGCTTTGATGAAACTTGATTTGCCATCTGGTGTGGATATTGAAGTCAAATTGTAAATAGTTAGTGGTTGGTGGATAGTGGATAGTGGGAATTTGAAGAGGGGGGAAGAGGGAGATGGGGGAGCGATATCTTCCCCATTACCTATTACCTATTACCCATTACCCCTTCCCATTGCCCAACATCCCTTAGTATTAATATTTACATAGCCTTGAAGAAATATGTCTCAGGGCTTTTTATTTAGCCAGAAAACAAATGATAGAATGTAAGTAATAAACGGGAAAAGCAAAAAATAATATCTTTTAAAGATTAAATTTATACCAAGGCAACAATGGCATCTTCTTCTAAAATTGCGGTTCGCGAACTACCTCTGTTCCCGTTACCCGAAGTAGTTCTATTTCCTACCAGACCATTACCACTACATATTTTTGAATTTCGCTACAGAATCATGATGAACACGATTCTGGAAAGCGATCGCAGGTTTGGTGTTTTGATGTACGATCAAGCAAAAGGCGCGATCGCAAACGTTGGCTGTTGTGCGGAGATTATTCATTACCAACGCCTACCAGATGACCGCATGAAGATGTTGACTTTGGGACAGCAAAGATTTCGCGTCCTAGAATATGTCAGAGAAAAGCCATATCGCGTTGGTTTAGTTGAGTGGATTGAAGATCAACCACCAAGCAAAGATTTACGACCTTTAGCAACAGATGTAGAACAACTGCTGCGAGATGTTGTGCGTCTATCATCTAAGTTGACCGAACAAAACATCGAACTGCCAGAAGATTTGCCAGATTTGCCAATAGAATTATCTTACTGGGTAGCGAGTAACCTTTATGGTGTAGCCCCAGAGCAACAGTTATTGTTAGAAATGCAAGACACCGCAGCTCGCTTAGAACGAGAAGCTGAAATTTTAACTTCTACTCGCAATCATCTGGCAGCTCGCACTGTTCTCAAAGACACCTTTAATGATAAATAATGAGTTAACAGTCAACAGTTAAAGTATTTTTAGACTTTAGACTGTAAATTTATAGGGCGTTGGCTGGTAGAACATTGTAACTACCAAAAATTTTTAATACTTCTGTGTGAGTGCTTAATTCAGCCAAAGCTGATTGCATTTTTGGCTCGGTGGAATCTGCTTCTAAATCAATAAAAAACAAGTATTCTCCGAGCGATCGCTTTGTCGGGCGAGACTGAATTTTGCTAAGGTTAATATCAAGTTCGGCAAATATTTGTAGGGGTTTAACCAGAGAACCCGGTGTATTTGCAGGCATACTGAAAGCTAGAGACGTATGACTAGCACTTGCTGAAGCTATTGTGTAAGCTGTATCTACTTCAGTTTGACTGACCACCAAAAAGCGAGTACAATTTTCTGGATTATCGTTAATTCCCCTAGCTAGTATCGGCAAATTGTACAATTGCGCCGCTCTACTAGGTGAAATTACTGCTGCTGTTTTGTCGTGTTCTAAGTTTTGTAGCGGCTCGGTTGTAGAATTAGTAGGAATCAACTGCACATTGGGCAGAAACTTTTCCAACCATTGCTGACATTGCGCTAAAGCTTGCGGGTGAGAAGAAACTGTTTTAATGTTATCTAAGCTACTAGCGCCGGAAATTAACGCATGAGCGATCGGCATTACCAACGCCATTTGAATTCGCAAAGTTTCCAGTTGCCACAGCGAATCCAGCGTCATTGTCACGCTTCCTTCAATAGAATTTTCTACAGGCACAACAGCCAACTGTGCATTACCTTGAGCAACAGCTTGGAGTGACTGGGCAATGCTGGGATAGGGACACAAGTTAGCTTCAATTCCCTTGTTTTTCAAAAGCCAGTTGAGATAAAAAAAAGCCGCTTGTTCTGTATAAGTGCCAGGTGGTCCTAAATGTGCAATCGATTGATTCATCGCCTTTAGTTTTTAGTTGCCGCTTATATTCATAACAGATAACAAGGGCGGCTGAAACTATCGAATCACAAAAAGCTCAAAATAATCCAAAAATGACTTATGACTCAAACCCAAGTCGAACCCAAACTATACAGCTTCGATGAATTTATAAGTTGGTATCCCGAAAATTCATTCAACCGGTACGAACTGCACGATGGAGTAATTATCGAAATGCCCAAACCAAAGGGAAAACATTCAAATCTAACAGGTTCCCTTATCGAGCAACTATTGATAATTATCAGGCAGAGTGGCTCTGGCGGCATCTGGACTATTCCCAGAGAATCGATTATCAAACCCAAACGGGAAAAATCAGGTTATGAGCCTGATATTATCGTTTTGAACAAAGAAGTTCTTGGGGCAGAACCCCGGTGGGAAAGCGAATCGATTATCCAAAATCCTGATTCGGTCAAATTAATTGTCGAGGTTGTTTCAACTAATTGGCGTGACGATTACTACGATAAACTTCGAGATTATGAGGAAATGGGCATCGAGGAATATTGGATTATCGATTATGCAGCACTGGGGGCAAGAAAGTTCATCGGCAACCCCAAGCAACCCACAATTTTTGTTTGTAACTTGGTTGATGGAGAATATCAGATGACTGCATTTACAGGAAACACTTTAATTGTTTCCCCGACCTTCCCCGAATTCAACTTGACCGCACAGCAAATTTTCGATTTGGCTTCATAGGTGGTTGAAAATGAAATTTCAATTGTTTGTATGAATAAAGCTCAGTATTTTCCGAAGAAATCGATAACTATAACTGAGGTTAGATGTTGAGAGACAACAGTGAAGGATATACTAAAATAACATTTTGCTACGCAATTGCACGTAAAGTTAGCAGTATTAAGATGTTAAAAGTTCATCAAGCAACTTTATAATTAGTAATTTATTGGCAAAAAAATTTAAAATTATTTTACTATACGTAATCTCGTTTGCTCATGGCTACCAGGTTTACTGCCTCTTTATCGGTTGAAATCGCTGTTCCAGAGCAGCCGATTCCCATTCAGCATTACTTGCGTCAACCGCAACGCCTAGTTAATGCTTTAGTTGACCCCACTCGCATTCAGCAACTTTCGGAAGAAGTATTTCGCTTAAAAATGCGCCCGCTGACTTTTATGACACTCAGTATTCAACCAACTGTAGACATGAGAGTTTGGGCAGAATCAAATGGAACTATTTGTTTGCGATCGGTGGGTTGTGAAATTCTTGGTGTTGAATATATTAACCAACGTTTTGCTCTAAATTTAAAAGGATATTTGTCTCCCCACGAGCGCTCAACTGACACTCTCTTAAAAGGAAAAGCCGATTTAGAGGTGCAGGTTG
Proteins encoded in this window:
- the tuf gene encoding elongation factor Tu, yielding MARAKFERNKPHINIGTVGHVDHGKTTLTAAITMTLAAMGQAVAKGYDQIDNAPEEKARGITINTAHVEYETENRHYAHVDCPGHADYVKNMITGAAQMDGGILVVAATDGPMPQTREHILLAKQVGVPSLVVFLNKEDLMDDPELLELVELELRELLTSYDFPGDDIPIIKGSGLQALEAMTKNPKTQRGENEWVDKIYELMDSVDSFIPTPERDVDKPFLMAIEDVFSITGRGTVATGRIERGKVKVGDNVELVGIRDTRNTTVTGIEMFKKSLDEGMAGDNAGVLLRGIQKTDIERGMVLAKPGSITPHTQFEGEVYVLTEKEGGRKTPFFSGYRPQFYVRTTDVTGTITAFTSDDGSEAEMVMPGDRIKMSVELINPIAIEQGMRFAIREGGRTIGAGVVSKILK
- the rpsJ gene encoding 30S ribosomal protein S10; translated protein: MATLQQQKIRIRLQAFDRRLLDTSCEKIVDTANRTNATAIGPIPLPTKRRIYCVLRSPHVDKDSREHFETRTHRRIIDIYQPSSKTIDALMKLDLPSGVDIEVKL
- a CDS encoding LON peptidase substrate-binding domain-containing protein, giving the protein MASSSKIAVRELPLFPLPEVVLFPTRPLPLHIFEFRYRIMMNTILESDRRFGVLMYDQAKGAIANVGCCAEIIHYQRLPDDRMKMLTLGQQRFRVLEYVREKPYRVGLVEWIEDQPPSKDLRPLATDVEQLLRDVVRLSSKLTEQNIELPEDLPDLPIELSYWVASNLYGVAPEQQLLLEMQDTAARLEREAEILTSTRNHLAARTVLKDTFNDK
- the pheA gene encoding prephenate dehydratase is translated as MNQSIAHLGPPGTYTEQAAFFYLNWLLKNKGIEANLCPYPSIAQSLQAVAQGNAQLAVVPVENSIEGSVTMTLDSLWQLETLRIQMALVMPIAHALISGASSLDNIKTVSSHPQALAQCQQWLEKFLPNVQLIPTNSTTEPLQNLEHDKTAAVISPSRAAQLYNLPILARGINDNPENCTRFLVVSQTEVDTAYTIASASASHTSLAFSMPANTPGSLVKPLQIFAELDINLSKIQSRPTKRSLGEYLFFIDLEADSTEPKMQSALAELSTHTEVLKIFGSYNVLPANAL
- a CDS encoding Uma2 family endonuclease; amino-acid sequence: MTQTQVEPKLYSFDEFISWYPENSFNRYELHDGVIIEMPKPKGKHSNLTGSLIEQLLIIIRQSGSGGIWTIPRESIIKPKREKSGYEPDIIVLNKEVLGAEPRWESESIIQNPDSVKLIVEVVSTNWRDDYYDKLRDYEEMGIEEYWIIDYAALGARKFIGNPKQPTIFVCNLVDGEYQMTAFTGNTLIVSPTFPEFNLTAQQIFDLAS
- a CDS encoding DUF1997 domain-containing protein: MATRFTASLSVEIAVPEQPIPIQHYLRQPQRLVNALVDPTRIQQLSEEVFRLKMRPLTFMTLSIQPTVDMRVWAESNGTICLRSVGCEILGVEYINQRFALNLKGYLSPHERSTDTLLKGKADLEVQVDLPPPFSFMPTSILEATGNGLLKSVLMTVKQRLLHQLLADYRRWVISQTKEIKVDDNSTKLPILGTE